The Hydrogenobacter thermophilus TK-6 genome window below encodes:
- a CDS encoding iron-sulfur cluster assembly scaffold protein, with amino-acid sequence MFEYSEKVLDHFLNPRNVGVLENANAIGQCGNPACGDAMLFTLKINPENDIIEDVRFKTFGCGSAIAVSSQLTEMIKGKPISYALNLTYKDIFDELGGLPPQKIHCTNLGLETLHVAIKDYLIKQGRLEEAEKIPGCYEEEEEESKEFEFLST; translated from the coding sequence ATGTTTGAATACAGCGAAAAGGTGCTTGACCACTTTTTAAACCCCAGAAATGTGGGTGTGCTTGAGAATGCCAACGCCATAGGTCAGTGTGGTAATCCTGCCTGCGGTGATGCTATGCTCTTTACTCTCAAGATAAACCCCGAAAACGACATAATAGAGGATGTGAGGTTTAAGACATTTGGATGCGGTTCAGCCATAGCGGTATCCTCACAGCTCACAGAAATGATAAAGGGCAAACCTATAAGCTATGCTCTGAACCTGACCTACAAGGACATATTTGACGAGCTTGGAGGACTGCCACCTCAAAAGATCCATTGCACCAATCTGGGTCTTGAAACGCTTCATGTTGCCATAAAGGACTATCTTATCAAGCAAGGAAGGTTAGAAGAGGCTGAAAAGATACCCGGTTGCTACGAGGAGGAAGAAGAGGAAAGCAAGGAGTTTGAGTTTCTGTCTACATGA
- a CDS encoding MnmA/TRMU family protein, with amino-acid sequence MSKVRAVALLSGGLDSSLAVHLLKDQGVEIKALYFYTGFCITEHKRRLGLKREDGQQYVNPAFRAAAQLKVPIEVVDVSEEYFNIVLNPKYGYGKNVNPCIDCRVLMLKKAKEIMEKEEYHFVITGEVLGQRPMSQTRERLKLIEREAGLEGYVVRPLSAKLLPETIPEKLGWISREKLLGIRGRGRNVQINLAKKYGLDYEQPAGGCCYLTDENYAARFKEALVVEGSITREDLVLFSVGRHLRLPSKVKLTVARNEGEVKFLKTFKNRYPHAYRKDGKGTFVLIKGSLPEEEYKLVADIVARYSKREPCQVVLCIGGREIELQGEPLEDHLLESFKIYSKEGVIK; translated from the coding sequence ATGAGTAAAGTAAGGGCTGTTGCTCTTCTATCTGGAGGGCTTGATAGTAGCTTAGCTGTCCACCTTCTTAAGGACCAAGGCGTTGAGATAAAGGCTCTTTACTTTTATACGGGTTTCTGTATTACCGAACACAAAAGGCGCCTTGGACTTAAGAGGGAAGATGGACAGCAGTATGTCAATCCTGCCTTTAGAGCGGCAGCCCAGCTTAAGGTTCCTATAGAAGTTGTGGATGTATCGGAGGAATACTTTAATATAGTTTTGAATCCCAAGTACGGATACGGTAAGAATGTAAACCCGTGCATAGATTGTAGGGTACTTATGCTCAAAAAGGCAAAGGAGATTATGGAAAAAGAGGAGTATCACTTTGTGATAACAGGAGAGGTTCTCGGTCAAAGACCTATGAGCCAGACAAGAGAGAGACTAAAGCTCATAGAGAGGGAGGCTGGGCTTGAGGGCTATGTGGTAAGACCCCTCTCTGCAAAACTTCTTCCCGAGACTATTCCAGAAAAACTCGGCTGGATATCCAGAGAAAAGCTCCTTGGTATAAGAGGAAGAGGAAGAAATGTGCAAATAAATTTGGCAAAAAAGTATGGGCTTGATTATGAACAGCCTGCAGGAGGATGCTGCTATCTGACGGATGAAAATTATGCAGCCAGATTTAAGGAAGCTCTTGTGGTTGAAGGCTCTATTACGAGAGAGGACCTGGTACTTTTTTCTGTAGGAAGACATCTTAGACTTCCATCAAAGGTAAAGCTTACGGTGGCAAGGAACGAAGGAGAGGTAAAATTTCTAAAAACCTTTAAAAATCGTTATCCACATGCTTACAGAAAGGATGGGAAAGGAACCTTTGTACTCATAAAAGGAAGCTTGCCAGAAGAAGAGTATAAGCTGGTAGCGGACATAGTAGCAAGGTATTCTAAAAGAGAGCCCTGCCAGGTGGTGCTGTGCATAGGTGGTAGAGAGATAGAGTTGCAGGGAGAACCTCTTGAGGACCATCTTCTGGAAAGCTTTAAAATATATAGTAAGGAAGGAGTGATAAAATGA
- a CDS encoding sulfurtransferase TusA family protein — MKLEDIKPDVVHDVVGTFCPVPIAETSKVMKSMQIGQVLELIADDPGVVEDIPAWCNATGQEFLGMYEEDGEYHLFVRKLKEL; from the coding sequence ATGAAGCTGGAAGACATAAAGCCGGATGTTGTGCACGATGTGGTGGGTACCTTCTGCCCCGTGCCTATAGCAGAGACATCCAAGGTCATGAAAAGTATGCAGATAGGTCAGGTGCTGGAGCTTATAGCTGACGATCCTGGTGTGGTTGAGGACATACCTGCATGGTGCAATGCCACGGGACAGGAGTTTCTTGGAATGTATGAGGAGGATGGAGAGTATCACCTCT